A window of the Polypterus senegalus isolate Bchr_013 chromosome 4, ASM1683550v1, whole genome shotgun sequence genome harbors these coding sequences:
- the LOC120528270 gene encoding zona pellucida sperm-binding protein 4-like has translation MACLNCWCLFWLCVAGAQYVFAASGDVTKKCDENKAMTLSFDGSPTVFLQKGIDGLVKVTKDLTGIVLRVKSGRTTLTVPFSSRHGYVAEEPSQYVVLIAFGRPSNLKMFTCPKPARRSGSVAERCAVAAGEKLSCGGSSSITQADCEANNCCYDSSSSTSPCYYANVVTVQCTLDGQFVVVVSEKVTLPPLDLGSLQLVDSSSPSCGPVTSLSSFVMYQFPVSACGSTVQLAGGNVTYQNTMSAAIAVRSGPDGSITRDSVYKLFFQCTYSGSRDVQVEAEVYTVAPPLPVVEQGPFDLELVIATDSSYGSYYVDADYPVTKTLRDPVALEVHIVNRTDPNLVLTLGDCWVTPGPSASSQPQWSLLVNGCPYTGDNYLTSLVTVDSTSGVAYPSHYKRFVFEMFAFVDPVAQQALAEKIFIYCVAAACYPSATDPCTQSCPTRRSGRAVDKLARIGSSRKNVVLHSGPVVIEAEHVQTSRMKQEAPLTTGYLVLGTAAAMLMVVLILAVVAVRRMNSQNMNLKL, from the exons ATGGCGTGTTTGAATTGTTGGTGTCTTTTCTGGTTGTGCGTGGCGGGCGCTCAGTATGTCTTTGCGGCGTCAGGAGACGTGACTAAGAAATGCGATGAGAACAAGGCGATGACGCTGTCTTTTGATGGCTCTCCGACCGTTTTTCTCCAGA aggGGATTGACGGACTGGTAAAGGTGACCAAAGATCTCACAGGAATCGTCCTCCGTGTGAAGTCTGGCCGCACCACACTAACGGTGCCCTTTTCTTCCCGGCACGGTTACGTGGCTGAGGAG CCTTCCCAGTATGTTGTGCTCATTGCCTTTGGACGTCCCTCTAATTTGAAGATGTTCACATGCCCTAAACCAG CTCGCCGATCTGGGAGTGTTGCTGAGAGATGTGCAGTTGCAGCTGGTGAGAAGCTCTCTTGTGGAGGGTCTTCATCCATTACTCAAGCAGACTGTGAAGCCAACAACTGTTGCTACGATTCAAGCAGCAGCACCAGTCCATGCTACTATGCTAATGTTG TGACTGTGCAGTGCACCCTTGATGGccagtttgtggtggtggtgtctgAGAAGGTGACCCTTCCTCCCTTGGATCTTGGGTCCCTCCAGTTGGTGGACAGCAGTTCCCCCAGCTGTGGTCCTGTGACCAGCCTGTCCAGCTTTGTCATGTACCAGTTTCCAGTCAGTGCCTGTGGTAGCACAGTTCAG ctggCTGGTGGCAATGTGACTTACCAGAACACCATGTCTGCTGCCATTGCTGTGAGGAGTGGTCCAGATGGCTCCATCACCAGGGACAGTGTCTACAA gttattcttccagtgcacctactCGGGAAGCCGGGATGTGCAAGTGGAGGCTGAGGTGTATACTGTGGcgccacctcttccagtagtagaGCAAGGGCCATTTGACCTGGAATTGGTCATTGCAACAG ATTCCTCCTATGGCTCCTACTATGTGGATGCTGACTACCCAGTGACCAAAACTCTGCGGGATCCTGTGGCTTTGGAAGTGCACATCGTGAACAGGACTGACCCTAACCTTGTGCTGACTCTAGGGGACTGTTGGGTCACCCCAGGACCTTCTGCTTCTAGTCAGCCCCAGTGGAGCCTTCTGGTGAATGG GTGCCCATACACGGGAGACAACTATTTGACCAGCTTGGTGACTGtggacagcacatctggagtggcctacccaagtcattacaagagatttgtgtttgagatgtttgcttttgtggACCCTGTAGCTCAGCAAGCCTTGGCTGAAAAG ATCTTCATCTATTGTGTGGCTGCTGCCTGCTATCCCTCTGCCACAGACCCCTGTACTCAGAGCTGCCCTACAAGAA GATCTGGCAGAGCTGTAGATAAGTTGGCACGAATTGGTTCATCTAGGAAGAATGTGGTGCTTCACAGTGGTCCTGTCGTTATTGAGGCTGAACATGTGCAAACATCCAGAATGAAGCAGGAAG CTCCTCTTACTACTGGATACCTGGTACTGGGAACTGCAGCTGCCATGTTGATGGTGGTCCTGATTTTGGCTGTAGTTGCTGTGAGGAGGATGAACAGTCAAAACATGAATCTGAAACTTTAA